The DNA sequence CGAGGCCCTGGGGCTGGACCCCGGCGTCACCGCGCTCGACCTGCGCGGCCACCGGGCCGGCGCGTCCGCCCTCGACCTGGTGCTGCGGGCCGGCGCCCTGGCGGCCCTGGCCGACGTGCGGACCACCCGGCCCGGTGCGCCCGACGAACTGGCCCAGGGGGACGCCGCCGCGGCGTTCGTCGGTGGCCGGCGGGCCGCCGTGCTCCTCGCCCACGCCGGCCGGACCGTCGAGGTGCTGGACCGGTGGCGGCTGCCCGGGGAGCGGCACGACCGGGTCTGGGACGAACGGTTCACCGCTGAGATCCTCGTCGCGGCCGGTCTGGACGCCGCCCGTCGGGCGCTGGCCGAGGCGTCCCTCGACGCCGTCGACCAGGTCGTCGTGTCGTCGTCGAACCCGCGCGCCGCCACCGCGCTGCGCCGGGCGCTCGGCGGCTCGGGACAGGACGCGGCCATCGAGCGGGCCACCGGCTTCACCGGCGCCGCGCACCCCGGGCTGCTGCTCGCCGCGGCGCTCGACGAGGCGCAGCCCGGTCGGACCATCCTGCTGCTGTCGGCCACCGAGGGCGCCGACGCGTTCGTGCTGCGGGTCGGCGACGGGGTGCGCGCGGCGCGCGGCGGACCGTCGGTACGCGCGCAGCTCGCCGCGCGGCAGCGCCTGGGCTACGGCCGCTACCTGCGGTGGCGCGGGCTGCTCGACGTCCAGGGACCGGCCCGGCCGGCGGCGCCGGCGCCGGCGGCCCCGCCGATGCACCGCCGGGCCGGCTGGAAGTACCGGCTGGAGGGCAGCCGCTGCGACGCCTGCGGCCGGGTCACCACGCCACCCGGGCGGGTCTGCGCGTCCTGCGGCGTCGCCGGGTCGGACGCCGCGACCGCGAAGGTCGCGCTGCGCGACAGCACCGCCCGGGTGGTCTCGGCGACCCGGGACCACCTGACCACCATGCCGGAGCCGGAGGTGGCGATCGTCGTCGCCGACGTGGACGGCGGCGGCCGGCTCAGCGCGTACGCCAC is a window from the Micromonospora sp. DSM 45708 genome containing:
- a CDS encoding zinc ribbon domain-containing protein — protein: MSEQPGIDAYAAYLPAYVLDDNRLDATAPPRAGGPVRGVAAYDEDAVTMAVEAVRRVAADIPAGRHLLLATTSAPYEAKTSAGVVHEALGLDPGVTALDLRGHRAGASALDLVLRAGALAALADVRTTRPGAPDELAQGDAAAAFVGGRRAAVLLAHAGRTVEVLDRWRLPGERHDRVWDERFTAEILVAAGLDAARRALAEASLDAVDQVVVSSSNPRAATALRRALGGSGQDAAIERATGFTGAAHPGLLLAAALDEAQPGRTILLLSATEGADAFVLRVGDGVRAARGGPSVRAQLAARQRLGYGRYLRWRGLLDVQGPARPAAPAPAAPPMHRRAGWKYRLEGSRCDACGRVTTPPGRVCASCGVAGSDAATAKVALRDSTARVVSATRDHLTTMPEPEVAIVVADVDGGGRLSAYATDVPPGDVVVGMPMTPTFRRLWTTDSIHNYFWKLRPAPPEASPGKDTADGQ